CCATCAGCCAGGCGGTGCCCAGGATGGCCATCAGAGTCGCCACGAAGGGCAGCTCGAGGAGCACGATCGAGACGACCGTCAGCGCGCCGAACGGCGACGGCATGCCCTGGAAGGTGCCGTCCTTGACGGTGACGCACGAGAATCTCGCGAGCCTCAGCACCACCGCGAGCAGCACCACGATCGCACCGACCGCCGCCACCCGCTGGTGGGCGTCGTCGGCGACCATGCCGTAGACCAGGACGAAGTACGCCGGGGCCAGACCGAAGCTGATCAGGTCCGAGAGGTTGTCCAGCTCCGCGCCCATCGGGGAGGAGCGCAGCTTGCGTGCGACCAGGCCGTCGAACAGGTCGAAGACCGCCGCGCACAGCATCAGGATGACCGCCGTGGCCGCGCTGTGGCGGGCCATGCCGGATTCCTGGCTGCCGGTGAGGTGCGGGATCAGGATGCCGGTGGTGGTGAAGTACACCGCCATGAAGCCGCACGTTGCGTTGCCGAGGGTGAGGGTGTCCGCTATCGACAGGCGGAGAGAGAGGGGCATCTCCTCCTCTTCGTCCACCTCGTCGGCCTCGGGCACCCAGCCCGCCTGGGTCTCCGGGTCAATCACGGTCAATGCGAGTCACCCCTGCCACCGTCTTCTGCCCCACCTCGACCGCGACGTCCACGCCCTCGGGGAGGTAGATGTCGACACGTGAACCGAAGCGGATCAGGCCGATCCGCTCGCCCTGCTCGACCTTCGTGCCCTCGGGGATGTAGGGGACGATGCGGCGGGCGACGGCTCCGGCGATCTGGATCATTTCGATGTCACCGAGCTCGGTGTCGAAGTGCCAGACTACGCGCTCGTTGTTCTCGCTCTCCTTGTTGAACGCCGGCACGAACCCGCCGGGGATGTGCTCGACCGACGTCACGGTGCCGGCCAGCGGCGCGCGGTTGACGTGGACGTTGAGCGGGCTCATGAAGATCGCGACCCGGGTGCGCCCGTCCTTCCACGGCATGATGCTCTGCACCACACCGTCGGCGGGGGAGATGACCCGGCCCGAGGAGATCTCGCGCTCGGGGTCGCGGAAGAACCACAGCATGCCCGCCGCGAGAGCGGTGGCGGGCACGGCGACGGCCTTGGCGGCACCCGAGCGGCGGGCGCGCAGCAGGCTGACGGCTGCGGTGGCGACGGTCGGCAGGAGCCACGGCGATGCTCCGCGCGCGAGGCGTGCGCCTACCAGGCTGTCGCGATGTGCAGAGGTTTGGCTGTGGGGCATGGATGACCTTCGTAGCGGATGATGCCGCGCTTCGACGGGGGGACGGCGGCTTTCCGCGATCGTAGCGGTTCGGGGCCACAACTGGGTAAGCAAGGAAGCCGAGTCGACGGCAGAGGGAAGTTGACGGGGTGTGATCTTCTTCTCGAAGAAAACACCCCCAACCCGGACAATCAGCCCTGGAACCGGTACTCCTCGAGCAACCTGCGCCCGATGATCATTTTCTGGATTTCTGCGGTGCCTTCACCGATCAGCAGCATCGGGGCCTCGCGGTAGAGGCGCTCGATCTCGTACTCCTTGGAGAAGCCGTAGCCTCCGTGGATCCGGAAGGCGTCCTCCACGACCTCCTTGCAGTACTCGGAGGCGAGGTACTTCGCCATCCCTGCCTCAAGGTCGTTTCGTTCCCCGGAGTCCTTTTTGCGTGCGGCGTTCACCATCATGGCATGCGCGGCCTCGACCTTGGTAGCCATCTCGGCGAGCTTGAACTGGATGGCCTGGTGCTGGGCGATCGGCTTGCCGAACGTGTGCCGCTGCTGGGCGTACGAGACACCCAGTTCGAAGGCACGCTGGGCGACGCCGCAGCCACGCGCCGCGACATTGACGCGACCCACCTCGACCCCGTCCATCATTTGGTAAAAACCTCGGCCGGTGACCCCGCCGAGCACGCGATCGGCGGGAAGGCGCAGGCCATCCATGATCAGCTCAGTGGTGTCCACCCCCTTGTAGCCCATCTTGTCGATCTTGCCCGGGATGGTCAGGCCGGGTTGGATCTGACCGAAGCCGGGTTCCTTCTCGATCAGGAAGGTCGTCATCGACTTGTGGGGGGCGGTGCCCTCGGGGTGTCCTTCGTCACTTCGGACCAGAACGGCCACCAGTGACGACGTGCCGCCGTTCGTCAGCCACATCTTCTGGCCGGTGAGGACGTACTCGTCGCCGTCCTTCACCGCCTTCGACGTGATCGCGGACACGTCGGAGCCGAGAGCCGGCTCCGACATGGAGAAGGCGCCGCGGACGTCGCCGGCCGCCATCCTCGGCAGATAGTGGTCCTTCTGCTCCTGCGTGCCGTGCTGCTTGAGCATGTACGCCACGATGAAGTGCGTGTTGATGATGCCGGAGACCGACATCCAGCCGCGGGCGATCTCCTCGACGCACAGGGCGTACGTCAGGAGCGACTCGCCCAGACCGCCGTACTCCTCGGGGATCATCAGGCCGAACAGGCCCAACTCCTTGAGGCCGTCGACGATCTGCTGCGGGTACTCGTCGCGGTGCTCCAGCTCGGTCGCGACCGGGATGATCTCCTTGTCCACGAAGTCGCGGACGGTGGAGAGGATCTCCTGCTGGATGTCGGTCAGACCGGCGGTCTGGGCGAGGCGTGCCATGGCTACTTCTCCTGCTCCTTGAGCTGGGGGCGGCCCGGCTGCTCGCCGCCGCGCTCCTTGATGTACGTCTCGGTCGGCACCATCACCTTGCGGCGGAACACGCAGACCAGCGTGCCGTCCTGCTTGTAGCCCTTGGTCTCGACGTAGACGATCCCGCGGTCGTTCTTCGATTTGGAGGGCGTCTTGTCGAGGACGGTCGTCTCGCCGTAGATCGTGTCGCCGTGGAAGGTCGGCGCCACGTGCTTCAGCGACTCGATCTCCAGGTTGGCGATCGCCTTGCCGGACACGTCCGGGACGGACATGCCGAGGAGCAGGGAGTAGATGTAGTTCCCCACCACGACGTTCCTGCCGAAGTCCGTCGTGTTCTCGGCGTAGTTGGTGTCCATGTGGAGCGGGTGGTGGTTCATGGTGAGGAGACAGAACAGGTGGTCGTCGTACTCCGTCACCGTCTTGCCCGGCCAGTGCTTGTACGTCGCCCCGACCTCGAACTCCTCGTAGGTGCGTCCGAACTGCATCGTCAGGCCTCCGGGATCTCGAACTTGCCGGTGCGCTGCATGCCGGCGGCGCGTCCCTTGCCGGAGATGACCAGCGCCATCTTGCGGCTGGCCTCGTCGATCATCTCGTCGCCGAGCATCGCCGAGCCCTTCTTGCCGCCCGCCTCGGACGTGTAGTAGTCGTACGCGTCCAGGATCAGCTCGGCGTGGTCGTAGTCCTCCTGCGACGGCGAGAAGATCTCGTTGGACGCCTCGACCTGGCCCGGGTGCAGCACCCACTTGCCGTCGAAGCCGAGGGCGGCCGCGCGTCCGGCGACCTCGCGGTAGCCGTCGACGTTGCGGATCTGGAGGTAGGGGCCGTCGATCGCCTGGAGGTCGTTGGCGCGGGCGGCCATCAGGATCTTCATCAGGATGTAGTGGTAGGCGTCCGCCGGGTAACCGGGCGGCTGCTCGCCCACGACCAGCGACTTCATGTTGATCGACGCCATGAAGTCGGCCGGGCCGAAGATGATCGTCTCGATGCGCGGGGAGGCCTGCGCGATCTCGTTGACGTTGTTGAGGCCCTGCGCGTTCTCGATCTGCGCCTCGATGCCGATACGGCCGACCTCGAAGCCCATGGTCTTCTCGATCTGCGTCAGGAGCAGGTCCAGCGCGACGATCTGCTGGGCGTTCTGCACCTTCGGCAGCATGATGCAGTCGAGGTTGGGGCCGGCCCCCTCGACCACCGTCACGACGTCGCGGTACGTCCACTCGGTCGTCCAGTCGTTGACCCGGACCACCCTCGTCTTGCCCGTCCAGTCGCCCTCGTTGAGGAACTTGACGATGGTGTGCCGCGCCTCCGGCTTGGCGAGCGGCGCACACGCGTCCTCGAGGTCGAGGAACACCTGGTCCGCCGGGAGGCCCTGCGCCTTCTCCAGGAAGCGGGGGTTGCTGCCCGGGACCGCGAGACACGAGCGGCGGGGACGCAGACGGTTGACGGTCATGCGGGGACCTCCAGGGGGTCGAGCTTGTTCGCTTTCCGGATCTCGTCGACGATGCGGCCGATGATTCCGGTGATGTCGAAGTCCTTCGGGGTGAAGACCGCGGCCACGCCGGCAGCCCTGAGCTGTTCGGCGTCTCCATTCGGGATGATGCCACCGGCGATCACCGGGATGTCTGTGGCACCGGCCACACGCAGCCGTTCGAGGACGTCCGGCACCAGCTGGGCGTGCGAGCCGGACAGGATGGACAGGCCGACGGCGTGCACGTCCTCCTCCAGCGCGGCGTCCACGATCTGCTCGGGCGTCAGCCGGATGCCCTGGTAGACCACCTCGAAGCCGGCGTCCCGCGCGCGGACGGCTATCTGCTCGGCGCCGTTGGAGTGCCCGTCCAGGCCCGGCTTGCCGACCAGGAAGCGCAGCTTGCCGACGCCCATGTCCTTCGCGGTCACGTCGACCCTGCGGCGGACGTCGGCCATGGCCGAGCCCTCCTCGGCCGGGACCGCCACCGGCGCCGACGACACGCCGGTCGGGGCGCGGAACTCGCCGAACACCTCACGCAGCGCCCCGGCCCACTCGCCGGTCGTGACCCCGGCGCGGGCGCACTCCAGGGTGGCTTCCATGAGGTTGGCGGTGCCCTTGGCGGCCTCCTTCAGCTTCTCCAGCGCCTTGCACGGACGCGGGTGGTTGAAGGGCGGCTGGTAGCGGGTGTCGCGCCAGTTCTCGAGGGAGGCGATGACACGGGCCTCGACCGCCGGGTCGACCGTCTGGATGGCCGTGTCGAGATCCGCGGTGAGCGGGTTGGGCTCGGTCGTCTCGAAGATGTTGACGCCGATGATCTTCTCCTGCCCGGACTCGATCCGGGCCCTGCGCTCGGCGTGCGAGGAGACGAGCTGCGACTTGAGGTAGCCGGACTCGACGGCGGCCATCGCGCCGCCCATCTCCTGGATCCGCTCGATCTCCGTGAGGGACTCCTCGACCAGCTCGCCCACCTTGGTCTCGATGACCTTCGAGCCCTCGAAGATGTCCTCGTACTCCAGCAGGTCGCTCTCCAGGGCGAGCACCTGCTGGATACGCAGCGACCACTGCTGGTCCCAGGGGCGGGGGAGGCCCAGGGCCTCGTTCCAGGCGGGGAGCTGCACGGCACGCGCGCGTGCGTCCTTCGACAGCGTCACGGCGAGCATCTCGAGGACGATCCGCTGGACGTTGTTCTCCGGCTGCGCCTCGGTCAGGCCCAGGGAGTTGACCTGGACGCCGTAGCGGAAGCGGCGCTGCTTGGCGTTCTCGATGCCGTAGCGCTCCCGGGTGATCCGGTCCCAGATGCGGCCGAAGGCGCGCATCTTGCACATCTCCTCGACGAAGCGGACGCCCGCGTTGACGAAGAAGGAGATCCGGGCGACGACATCGCCGAACTTCTCGGCCGGCACCTGCCCGGAGTCGCGGACGGCGTCCAGCACGGCGATCGCCGTGGACATCGCGTACGCGATCTCCTGGACCGGCGTGGCCCCGGCCTCCTGTAGGTGGTAGCTACAGATGTTGATCGGGTTCCACTTCGGGATGTGGGAGACCGTGTACGCGATCATGTCCGTCGTGAGACGGAGGCTCGGCCCCGGCGGGAACACGTGCGTGCCCCGGGACAGGTACTCCTTGACGATGTCGTTCTGGGTCGTGCCCTGGAGCAGGGTGATGTCCGCGCCCTGCTCCTCGGCGACGACCTGATAGAGCGCCAGCAGCCACATGGCGGTGGCGTTGATCGTCATCGAGGTGTTCATCTGCTCCAGGGGGATGTCCTGGAACAGCCTGCGCATGTCACCGAGATGGGCCACCGGCACGCCGACCCGGCCGACCTCGCCGCGGGCGAGGACGTGGTCGGAGTCGTAGCCGGTCTGGGTGGGCAGGTCGAACGCGACCGACAGACCCGTCTGGCCCTTGGCGAGGTTGCGCCGGTACAGCTCGTTGGACGCCTCGGCCGTGGAGTGACCGGCGTACGTGCGCATGAGCCACGGCCGGTCCTTCTGACGCTCAGTCATCTATGACCTCGGGTGTCTCAGATGTTGCGGAAGCGGTTGATGGCGTCGATGTGCTGGGCGCGCTTCTCCTCGTCGCGCACACCCAGACCCTCCTGGGGGGCCAGCGCGAGGACGCCGACCTTGCCCTGGTGGAGGTTGCGGTGCACGTCGTAGGCGGCCTGGCCGGTCTCCTCCAGGGAGTAGACCTTCGACAGCGTCGGGTGGATCTTGCCCTTCGCGATCAGCCGGTTGGCCTCCCAGGCCTCGCGGTAGTTGGCGAAGTGCGAGCCGATGATCCGCTTCAGGGACATCCACAGGTAGCGGTTGTCGTACTCGTGCATGTAGCCCGAGGTCGAGGCGCAGGTGGTGATGGTGCCGCCCTTGCGGGTGACGTAGACCGAGGCGCCGAAGGTCTCGCGACCGGGGTGCTCGAAGACGATGTCGATGTCCTCGCCGCCGGTGAACTCGCGGATGCGCTTGCCGAAACGCTTCCACTCCTTCGGGTCCTGGGTCCGCTCGTCCTTCCAGAACTTGTAGCCCTCGGCGTTGCGGTCGATGACCGCCTCGGCGCCCATGGCCCGGCAGATGTCGGCCTTCTCGGGGGAGGAGACGACACAGATCGGGTTGGCGCCGCCGGCCAGCGCGAACTGCGTGGCGTAGCTGCCGAGTCCGCCGCTGGCGCCCCAGATCAGGACGTTGTCGCCCTGCTTCATGCCGGCGCCGTTGCGGGAGACCAGCTGCCGGTACGCGGTGGAGTTGACGAGGCCGGGGGCCGCCGCCTCCTCCCACGACAGGTGGTCCGGCTTCGGCATCAGCTGGTTGGACTTGACCAGGGCGATCTCCGCCAGGCCGCCGAAGTTGGTCTCGAAGCCCCAGATGCGCTGCTCGGGGTCGAGCATCGTGTCGTTGTGGCCGTCGGACGACTCCAGCTCGACGGACAGACAGTGCGCGACGACCTCGTCGCCCGGCTTCCAGGCGTTGACGCCCGGGCCGGTACGCAGGACGACGCCCGCCAGGTCGGAACCGATGACGTGGTAGGGCAGGTCGTGCCGCTTGGTGAGCTCGCTGAGCCTGCCGTAGCGCTCCAGGAAGGAGAACGTCGACACCGGCTCGAAGATCGAGGTCCACACGGAGTTGTAGTTGACCGAGGAGGCCATGACGGCCACCAGGGCCTCGCCCGGACCGAGCTCGGGCAGGGCCACCTCGTCCAGGTGGAGGGACTTGCGGGGGTCCTTGTCGCGGGTCTCGAGCCCGGCGAACAGCTCCGTCTCGTCCTTGTGCACGGTGATCGCGCGGTACGACTCGGGGAGCGGCAGAGCGGCGAAGTCGTCCGGTGTCGAGTCCGGCGACTGGATCGCGTCCAGAATCTTCTGCATGGTCACGGTGTTGCCTCCGGCGGTGAGCGCCCTGAGGGCGGGGCGCTGAGGGTTACGTCGGTGCTGCTGAGGGTTTGGGGTGAACGTGCCGTCGGTTCGGCGGATGTGCTGTTCGGCAGCGCTTTGTGGCGCGGGAGGTTGCCTGTGACGCAGGCGTCCGGGCGCGCAAACCATGAGCTTGCGGGGACAGCCGGCGTACGAAAGGTCTCTGCACGCCGGCCGCCCGGACACCTTCAACGTATGACACCGCGTGTCACCCCGCAAGGCACTGAGTGCCAGAACTTGGTCTCAGCTGAAATCTTTACGTAACAAATGAGCGATGATCGATCGAACGGGCTCTGAAATGTGCGCGAAAAGGGGCTCTGACATGCCAAAACGGCCACCCGGTGGGGTGGCCGTCGTCACAGCGTGAAAGGGGTTCCGAGGGGTGCTCAGCGCTCCTTGAGAGCCTGCTCGATGGTGCGCATGACCTCGTCCAGCGAGGCGTCGGTGCGGGCGACCGTCACCAGGACCTCGCCCTGTGCGGAGACCACCGCAGGGGCGGGCTGGGGGGCGCCGGCGCTGCTGCGGCCGGCTCCGATGCCCGTCCCGAACGTCTTCCGCACGATCGCGAAGGCATGGTCGAGCTGGGTCTCGACGTCGCCCTGGCCGCCGGCCCTCAGCCAGCGCCGCAGCACGTGGTTGTGGGCCGTGACCACGGCGGACGCGGCGACCTCGGCGAGCAGCGGATCGTCGTTGGCGTCGTCGTCGTGGGCGTGCTCGTCGAAGTGGCCGAGGAGGTAGCGGGTGAAGAGGCGCTCGTAGCGGGCCACCGAAGCGATCTCCGCCTCGCGCAGGGTGGGCACCTCGCGCGTCAGCTTGTAGCGGGCGACCGAGATCTCCGGCCGGGCCGCGTACATCTTCATGACCTCTTTGATGCCGCGGCACACCGTGTCGAGCGGATGCTCGTGCGCCGGGGCCGCGTTGAGCACGGCCTCCGCCCGGATCAAGGTGTCGTCGTGGTCGGGGAAGATCGCCTCTTCCTTGGAGCGGAAGTGACGGAAGAAGGTCCGGCGGGCGACTCCGGCCGCGGCCGCGATCTCGTCGACGGTGGTCGCCTCGTACCCCTTGGTCGCGAACAGCTCCATCGCCGCGGCCGCCAGTTCTCGGCGCATCTTGAGCCGCTGGGCTGCCGCGCGGCTGCCCGCGGCACTCTCCGGCGCGTCGGGCGTGGCGGGTGTACGTGAGGACCTGGCGGGCTGGGGCATGACCCGAACGTACTGCATGTGCGCAGCTCGGTGCGCCTGTCCGGGGTTTCCCCCGCCCTCGGCGGGCGGGGGCCCGAGGGCGGGGTCGAGCAGCCCGCCCCAGTCCTCGTCTGCGCGGAGCCGGTCGCCGATGCCGTCAGCGGCGGGCATATTCGCGGAAGCCACGGCCGGTCTTGCGGCCGAGGCAGCCCGCGGCCACCAGGTGCTCCAGGAGCGGGGCGGGGGCCAGGCCCGGGTCCCGGAACTCCCGGTGCAGCACCTTCTCGATCGCCAGGGAGACGTCGAGTCCGACGACGTCCAGCAGCTCGAAGGGGCCCATCGGGTAGCCGCCGCCCAGCCTCATCGCCGCGTCGATGTCGTCGAGGGACGCGTAGTGCTCCTGGACCATCTTGATCGCGTTGTTGAGGTACGGGAAGAGCAGCGCGTTCACGATGAAGCCCGCGCGGTCCCCGCAGTCCACCGCGTGCTTCTTGATCCGCCCGCACACCTCGCGGACCGTCGCGTGGACGTCGTCGGCCGTCAGCACCGTACGCACGACCTCGACCAGCTTCATCGCGGGCGCCGGGTTGAAGAAGTGCATCCCGATCACGTCCTGCGGGCGCGAGGTGGCGCGGGCGCAGGCGACGACCGGCAGCGAGGAGGTCGTCGTGGCGAGGACCGCGCCGGGCTTGCACACCTTGTCCAGCGTCGCGAAGAGCTGCTGCTTGATCTCGAGGTCCTCGGCGACCGCCTCGAGCGCCAGGTCGACGTCGGCGAAGGCGTCGTAGGAGCCGGCCGGGGTGATCCGGTCCAGGATCTGGGCGGCGGCCTCCGCGGTCAGCCGGCCCTTGTCGACCGAGCGGGAGAGCGACTTGCCGATCCTGGCCTTGGCGGTCTGCGCCTTCTCCTCGCTGCGGGCGGCGAGGACGACGTCGTAGCCGGCCTTGGCGAAGACCTCGGCGATACCGGAGGCCATGGTGCCGGAGCCGGCCACGCCGACCGAGCTGACCGGGCGACCGGGGGCCCCGCCGGCGCCGGACAGGGGCGTCAGCGCGTCCGGGACGACCGTCGCGCTGTCCGGGGCGTCGTAGGTGTAGAAGCCGCGGCCCGACTTACGGCCGGTCAGGCCCGCCTCGCTGAGCTGCTTGAGGATCGGCGCGGGAGCGTGCAGCCGGTCGTGGGACTCGGCGTACATGACCTCCAGGACCGTACGGGCCGTGTCGACGCCGATCAGGTCGAGCAGGGCGAGCGGGCCCATCGGCAGTCCGCAGCCCAGCCGCATCGCGGCGTCGATGTCCTCTCGGGAGGCGTACCGGGCCTCGTACATCGCGGCGGCCTGGTTGAGGTAGCCGAACAGCAGGCCGTCGGCGACGAAGCCGGGGCGGTCGCCGACCGCGACCGGCTCCTTGCCGAGGTCGAGGGCGAGGTTGGTGACGGCGGTGACCGCGGTGGGCGCGGTCAGCACCGAGGAGACGACCTCGACCAGCTTCATGGCCGGCGCCGGGTTGAAGAAGTGCAGGCCCAACACCCGCTCCGGACGCGCCGAGTCGGCGGCGAGCCGGGTCACGGAGAGCGCGTTGGTGCCGGTGGCGAGGATGGTCTCGGGCCGCACCAGCCCGTCCAGCTCGCGGAAGATCTGCTGCTTGATCTCGTACGACTCCGGCGCCACCTCGATGACGAGGTCGGCGTCGGCCGCCGTGCGCAGGTCGGTGGAGACCCGGACGCGGGCCAGGGCCGCCGTGCGCTCCTGCTCGGTGAGCCGGCCGCGCTGCACGGCGCGGGCGGTGGAGGCCTCCAGCGCGGCGAGGGACCGCGCGGCCTGGGCCTCGCTGATGTCGATGCCGATCACCTCGCGCCCGGCCTTCGCCAGGACCTCGGTGATGCCGGTGCCCATGGTGCCGAGGCCGATGACGGCGATCGTCCGGAGCGGGGACAGAGGGGTGTCGGACAGGGGAGCGACCATCGCGGGACTCCAGAAATGAGGTGACGACTGGGAACGCGCCCGGGTGCGCCGAGCGGCCTCTGCGAGGCCCGGGCGCACCGGGTGCGGTGAAGGATTTGCGGGTGTTGCCGGGCTGACAAGCGCACACGCCCGGTGCCGTCGCCGGGGGCGTGCACACGCCCGGAGCGAACGGGAGATCCGACCGGCCCTGTCCCGTGGCCGGGTCGTACAGCGGTACAGGTGGTACCGAACCGACTTCTCGCGGCGACTGCGTCACCAGGCCACCACGAGGAGGTGAAGCGAGTGATTGACTCGCTCGTATGAGCTTAACCGGTGGGTAACGAGCGCGCCAGCCCCTGGGACTGTGACCTGTTTCGCTCGAACGTCCCCACCCGGCCGGGTGGGCCAGGTGCCCGGTTTGCGCCTCCGCGCACAGCACAGCCCCTACGCTCGGCACATGGACGAAGAGTTGCGATCACTCACGGAGCGCTTACGGCGCGAGTCCGGCGCGACGGCGGCCTACGAGCGGCTGGAGCGTACCGCGGACCACGACGAACTGGCGTGCGTGCTCACCGAGTCGGGGCAGCCCCTCTGGGCCCGCGAGCTGGCCGCGTTCCGGCTGGGATGCGCCGGGGACCGGCGTGCCTTCGAGGCGCTCGTCCTGCTGCTCAACCACCGGGACCCGCCGCGCTGCGCCTCCGCCGCCCACGCGCTGACCCGGCTCGACGATCCCCGCACCGCCCGCGCCGCGGCCGCCCTGGCCACCAACGAACTGCGCGTCGCCTACGCCCTGCACCCGGTCCGGCTGCTGGTGGACCTGCGCGCACCCGAGTCCGTACCCGCGCTGATCACGACCCTGCGGCGACGCCTGCGCCCGCACGACCCCCACCGCCGGGTGGCCCTCGCCTGCGTGGAGGGCCTGGGCACCCTGGCCGACGACCGCGCCCGACCGGTCCTGAACGACGCCCTGGCCCACCCGGCACTGGCGGAGGCGGCCGTACACGCGCTGGCACGCATTCCCCGGCAGCGCTGAGGGCACCGGACCGACGGGCGTGAGCGCGCCTTCAGAGGGGCAGGTGCCCGAGGTGCCGCACCTCGGGCACCGCGACGCCCTCCACCTCGAAGGGCTCCTCGGCGCCGTCCGCGTGAAGGCCGGCACGCTCGTAGAAGCGGCGGGCCGTGGCGTTGCCCTTGAGGACCCAGAGGTACGTGCGGGAGTA
The sequence above is a segment of the Streptomyces asoensis genome. Coding sequences within it:
- a CDS encoding adenylosuccinate lyase, whose product is MDEELRSLTERLRRESGATAAYERLERTADHDELACVLTESGQPLWARELAAFRLGCAGDRRAFEALVLLLNHRDPPRCASAAHALTRLDDPRTARAAAALATNELRVAYALHPVRLLVDLRAPESVPALITTLRRRLRPHDPHRRVALACVEGLGTLADDRARPVLNDALAHPALAEAAVHALARIPRQR